DNA sequence from the Methanolobus sp. ZRKC5 genome:
GATGTCACCTTCTGTAAGCTGTCTCTGCACCTTCCCCGGTACACCTACAACCAGACTTCCCGCAGGTATCTTTTTTCCTGGTGGCACAAGTGCATTAGCCCCGATGATACAGTTCTCCCCTATCTCAACACCATTCAGCACCGTGGTGTTCATCCCGATTAGCACGTTGTTAGATATCCTGCACCCATGCAGCACAGCCCCATGACCGACCGTGACATCGTCCCCAATCTCAACCTTCTGCGGCGCATCCGTGTGAATGACAACATTGTCCTGTATGCTTGTTCTCTTCCCAATGCTTATCATGTCAGAATCACCCCGAATGACCGCATTGAACCAGACACTGGAATCGTCTGATATGGTTACATTACCGATTACCGTTGCGTTGTCGGCTACAAAAGCAGTTGGAGAGATTGTAGGAGTTGTGGATTTGAATTTTATTAACATAGAATCACTTTTGTTTAAATGAAGGTAACTATTCAGCCTGATAAAAACGCTATCAATAACAATCTTGACAAAAAGTTGAAACGTAAATTTCATTAGGATCATTTATTTTGATTGTTGCTATTGATTGCTTTTTTGATTGTTAGATTGTTAGTGAGCAGACATCTCTATTTCGATGAAATCAGTATCAATAGGCAAATCGTGCCAGGCTGAATAGTTACAAATGAAGAAGAAATATTCGTAATGAAATTAGCTTTGACCATCT
Encoded proteins:
- a CDS encoding gamma carbonic anhydrase family protein; its protein translation is MLIKFKSTTPTISPTAFVADNATVIGNVTISDDSSVWFNAVIRGDSDMISIGKRTSIQDNVVIHTDAPQKVEIGDDVTVGHGAVLHGCRISNNVLIGMNTTVLNGVEIGENCIIGANALVPPGKKIPAGSLVVGVPGKVQRQLTEGDIAHITENAAEYVGLLKEYKKMQDK